Proteins found in one Plasmodium knowlesi strain H genome assembly, chromosome: 12 genomic segment:
- a CDS encoding protein tyrosine phosphatase, putative yields the protein MIRILPFLYLGNRDDIDHVEKLKENNVQALVICCTYFEYPEDKVPSAFAKLRVNLEDIGMEQISSYFEESNNFIHSYVKKEQGVLISCCQGISRSSTMCIAYLMGKQNFCLIEAFNFIMEKKTICPNIGFIEQLCDYEQVLKNKMTFSSKKYINWFTSHMCDNNVKADFSLECKKNTT from the exons atgattCGAATATTACCATTTCTATATTTGGGAAACAGGGATGACATAGATCATGTTGAAAAGCTTAAAGAGAATAACGTACAAGCGCTAGTAATATGTTGCACTTATTTCGAGTACCCTGAAGATAAAGTCCCAAGTGCGTTTGCGAAATTACGAGTTAATTTGGAAGACATAGGAATGGAACAAATATCTTCCTATTTTGAGGAATccaataattttattcattcatATGTTAAGAAGGAGCAGGGTGTTCTCATCTCATGCTg CCAAGGGATCAGCAGATCTTCCACGATGTGCATAGCCTATCTAATGGGAAAGCAG AATTTTTGCCTCATTGAAGCATTCAACTTTATAATGGAGAAGAAGACCATCTGCCCGAACATTGGATTTATTGAGCAGCTCTGTGACTATGAACAAGttttaaagaacaaaatgactTTTTCCTCCAAGAAGTACATAAACTGGTTTACCTCCCATATGTGCGACAACAACGTAAAGGCGGATTTTAGTCTGGAGTGCAAAAAGAACACCACGTAG
- a CDS encoding MFS-type transporter, putative, producing MKGRYELVDAPHKRRWLMLFFFSYCCMVDNLICFTFSPISTFTYKLYGISNNIFPQVYLVIYSIFSIPLSFLLSECSLRSNVVCSSLLQFMGCLLRYIYWENLTVVMFGQFLSSIGQIIFVNAPPEVSLVWFPEKERIISTSVSIISNALGTAIIYLYVPLVVINEKDIQVLLSHICLASFIGCVMVTLCFENNPPPTITSSVLSNAQSSFDMKFHSNFCMLEEDQNFDTCYLCMDSPAEGISENKITKCLKELRRFLVDLKGEIENILTKEEIIKILIIFCYSECLISSFSADMSIVLREKMISKNYFSLAGSLFICNTILGSAIVCLNANSAHFKLLILICICMIMSVCVLLYLTGHPILIILTLSLIGFWSGPLQPICVEMASIRIYPINSNLCTSLLQVISFSVSAIFISFFSYISTYVTTPLVIFFLSVLMLLVGLRLKPISGKDRKRREPGTTNNISFSYRSGLLNRNTLIRTNKFADLSVDLFDDLFHERECDDPLFGTPPADAFLQRGSSSDSENIVQEGPIKPGNIPTCVMRKMREHLGGEDYQEIELNRKLNLDNLKKDLFFYNEKVESWKGGSKSFSRNYCDEYSEHFDEEKMNLPNYNTC from the exons ATGAAAGGACGCTACGAATTAGTAg ATGCGCCGCACAAACGAAGATGGctgatgttgttttttttttcctactgcTGCATGGTAGACAACCTGATATGTTTCACATTCTCGCCAATAAGCACCTTCACGTACAAATTATATGGAATTTCGAATAATATATTTCCGCAGGTTTACCTGGTTATATACTCCATATTTTCAATCCCGCTGTCCTTCTTGTTAAGTGAATGTTCGTTACGAAGCAACGTGGTGTGCAGTTCGCTACTGCAGTTCATGGGGTGTTTGTTAAGGTACATATACTGGGAGAACTTAACGGTTGTTATGTTTGGTCAATTCCTATCATCAATTGgtcaaataatttttgtgAATGCTCCTCCGGAAGTTTCCCTAGTATGGTTTCCAGAGAAGGAACGAATCATATCTACTAGCGTATCTATAATTTCGAATGCGTTAGGTACAGCAATAATTTATTTGTATGTCCCCTTAGTGGTAATAAATGAGAAAGACATACAAGTGCTACTGAGTCACATTTGTTTGGCCAGCTTTATCGGCTGTGTGATGGTAACATTGTGCTTTGAGAATAACCCCCCTCCAACGATTACTAGTTCTGTGCTATCCAACGCACAATCATCATTCGACATGAAATTTCATTCAAATTTTTGCATGCTTGAAGAAGATCAAAATTTTGATACATGCTACTTATGTATGGACAGTCCAGCAGAAGGGATaagcgaaaataaaataaccaaATGCTTGAAAGAGTTAAGACGATTTTTAGTGGACCTGAAGGgcgaaattgaaaatatattaacaaaggaggaaattataaaaattttaattatattttgttaCTCAGAATGTTTAATTAGTAGTTTTTCGGCAGATATGTCTATAGttttgagagaaaaaatgataagcaAAAACTACTTTTCCTTAGCTGGGtcattatttatatgtaaTACAATATTAGGAAGTGCAATAGTATGTTTGAATGCTAATAGTGCCCATTTTAAGTTACTAAtccttatatgtatatgcatgatTATGTCCGTTTGCGTCTTACTATATCTGACTGGGCATCCGATTTTGATCATTCTCACTTTAAGTTTAATTGGATTTTGGTCTGGTCCGTTACAGCCAATATGTGTTGAAATGGCGTCCATAAGAATTTATCCCATCAATTCCAATTTGTGTACTTCTCTTCTCCaagttatttccttttccgttagcgcaatttttatatcatttttttcgtacatATCTACCTATGTCACTACACCCCTTGTGATCTTTTTCCTCTCCGTCCTCATGCTGCTAGTCGGTCTAAGGTTAAAACCGATTAGTGGTAAGGACAGGAAGAGGAGGGAACCCGGTACTACGAataatatttccttctcataTAGAAGTGGGCTCTTAAATAGGAACACATTAATCCGGACAAATAAGTTTGCCGACTTATCTGTGGACTTATTTGATGACCTGTTCCATGAGCGGGAGTGCGATGATCCCTTGTTTGGGACCCCCCCTGCAGATGCTTTCCTCCAAAGGGGAAGCAGCAGCGATTCGGAGAACATAGTCCAGGAGGGACCTATAAAGCCAGGAAATATCCCCACCTGTGTAATGCGCAAAATGAGAGAACATCTAGGAGGAGAAGACTACCAAGAAATAGAACTGAACAGGAAACTCAATTTGGATAACCTAAAGAAggatcttttcttttataacgAAAAAGTGGAATCATGGAAGGGGGGGTCTAAATCGTTTTCCCGAAATTACTGTGATGAGTATAGTGAGCATTTTGACGAAGAGAAAATGAACTTGCCAAATTACAACACGTGTTAG
- a CDS encoding protein phosphatase PPM3, putative, whose product MRKFNLISTKEVSEIVSWYTHVCAGTMQGYRATEEDATVILASLKNFPSCRLCTIFDGHIGKETALYCARNIADFIGNCETLDARNITDACIQMDNEILNSNFANSGSTAIIAIIEKVMNQDVFKLYICNLGDSRAMLIKKDGSFISLSEDHKPYNKKEKERIDKIGGFVENGRILGYIGVSRSFGDKNYKGRNNVPYDPHETMITCIPDIKIFYANCDDILVLGCDGIFEMLSWSEVAKFSYECVNRYSLSDAVINILDYALLSGSKDNITIQVVKFFNEKVESFHFREKLVPSIYIHNEQVTKYEFYGRFLNKYHINDRNIINNLMEYCTEIKEKGCSIGPFLKRMRENKNTHIILNRRNKKNIKYLTLPILQEDLKTNNSFNAMDQNDFNNMREFFREYDKKIKTVNCSNGGNRKTL is encoded by the exons ATGCGTAAATTTAATTTGATAAGTACAAAAGAGGTGTCTGAAATTGTGAGTTGGTACACCCATGTCTGTGCTGGGACTATGCAGGGCTACCGCGCAACGGAGGAAGAT GCAACGGTCATCTTGGCGTCTCTCAAAAATTTCCCCTCCTGCAG GCTGTGCACAATATTCGATGG TCATATAGGAAAAGAGACAGCCTTATACTGCGCTCGGAATATAGCGGATTTTATAG gAAACTGTGAAACGTTGGACGCCCGCAACATAACAGATGCTTGCATCCAGATGGACAACGAAATTTTAA ACAGCAATTTTGCAAATAGTGGATCCACAG CCATCATTGCCATCATTGAAAAGGTTATGAACCAGGATGTTTTCAAGCTTTACATTTGCAACTTAG GTGACTCTCGGGCAATGCTGATCAAGAAGGATGGGTCGTTCATCTCCCTGAGCGAAGATCACAAACCATacaacaaaaaggaaaaggagagaatCGACAAAATTGGAGGATTTgtggaaaatggaaggatACTCGGATACATTGGTGTGTCCAGATCGTTTGGGGATAAA AACTAcaaaggaaggaacaacGTTCCGTATGATCCCCACGAGACGATGATCACGTGCATACCagacataaaaattttttacgcAAATTGCGACGACATATTAGTATTAGGGTGTGATGGAATATTCGAAATGCTTTCATGGAGTGAGGTCGCCAAATTCAGCTACGAGTGTGTCAATAGGTACTCACTAAGCGATGCTGTGATTAACATTTTAGACTATGCGTTGTTGTCTGGATCCAAGGACAACATAACGATTCAAGtagttaaattttttaacgaGAAAGTGGAGAGTTTCCATTTTCGAGAAAAATTGGTACCGAgcatttatatacataatgAACAGGTAACCAAGTATGAATTTTATGGAAGGTTCCTAAATAAGTATCACATAAATGATAGGAATATTATTAACAACTTGATGGAATACTGCAccgaaataaaagaaaaggggtgtTCCATTGggccatttttaaaaagaatgcgagaaaataaaaatacgcatattatattaaataggaggaataagaaaaatatcaaataTTTGACGTTGCCAATTCTCCAAGAGGATCTCAAGACCAACAATTCTTTTAATGCCATGGATCAAAACGACTTCAACAATATGAGGGAGTTTTTTAGAGAATATGACAAAAAGATAAAGACGGTGAATTGTTCAAATGGGGGGAATAGAAAGACGCTGTGA